CATATGctcaatactttttcaatatgtCTCAATCCCTCGAACCTACTATCGCCAACTTGAACCACTCTATAATGGAGCCTTTTCACATTTCAAATTGTTTCAGCCTGATTACCTTTATTTTATCCGCCACGAAAATTACTCATACTTATCTCCTGGgtcattatttttaatcttatcCCGTATAGTATGCGGACACGTCCACGTCCACATCATAATTCTCAGTTTCATCACGCTTGGAAATTTTTAAGGGAAATGAGTCAAAAATATccctcaattttaatttattatttaaatttaccCTCGCCGTTAAAATAGAGTTAATTTTACCCATTCAGTTACTAACTTCACCAAATTTATTCTCGTTTAACAGATTGAtccgaatttttttttaaaaatcctaTTCCTTATTTTAATCCAATAACCCAACCCATTTAAAATAACCCATCCCCGTTCTCCACATCTCCTTTACCCATTTAACAAACATGGTGCTCATCTGACCGTTCAGGAGCACTAGAAGATGGATCGTAATTCCAAGACATCTGTTGATATAGGAGCTCGACTTTGATTCTTGGATCAAGAATAGCATAGCagtcatatattttaaatgagttgggttattgagttaaaataaggaatataatttttttaatttgaatcaATCCGTTAAATAGAgggtaaattttttaaataataaattaaaagttttggGATATTTTAACTCTTTTCCCAATTTTTAATTGGCCAACTTTTTTCCCTCTTCATGCCAAGAGTCAAAACTAAAGCTGTCAGCATCCCCAAAATTGTGTTTTGTCATTTCACAAGTACCTTTCGTCTTCACCTTTGTAGCAAAGATGGCAGCTAAAGGCAAAGGAAATGGGAAAAGGAAAGGGAAAGGAAAAGGGAATTCTAAGAAAACAAAGAGCAAACCTCCAGACCCAACATCCAACTGCATTTTTCCAAGAGAAATCATCTCTAACATCCTTTCTCGTCTCCCTGTAAAGACCCTTTTACGATTCAGGTGTGTTTGCAAGCCATGGAGGAACCTCATTTCCAAACCCAACTTCATAGACACCCATTTGCACCGTTCCTCTTCTTTGAAACCCACATTTTCACCCATTCTTATACACACCCTCCATGTCAAGTACACTGATCATGTACTCTCTCTAGTCGACTCGCCGGAATCATCAGTTACCGAACTCGATAACCCTTTTCCGTTCTTCTATTACAATATGGTCGTTGTGGGTTCATGCAGTGGCATTGTTTGTCTTTGTAAGCCACCTTGGGGTGATTTAATCACTCTTTGGAACCCAGTGATGAGGAAATTTAGGACGGTGCAGCTTTCAAAGAAGAAACCCCTATTGGGAGTGCACGCTGGTGTATCCATAGGGTTGGCGTACGATTCACAAGAGAATGATTTCATTATCTTAAGTCTTTTTTGTTTCAGGGCAGAATCTAGGGTTCCGGTTGAAGTGGAAATGTGTTCGATGAAGAGTTTCTGTTGGAAGGAGGTGAAAAATGAGGTGGGGTTTAGAGTTATTAGGCCCTGTTGCAATGTGATTATTAAAGGGGTACCCTATTGGACTGCTCTACTAGAGGATAAGTATGGGTTACGTGATGTGTTGGTGTATTTTGATGTGGATAAGAAAGAATTTGACAAGTTACCTATGCCAGGAATAACAGTGGGAACTCAGTGGCAGCTTGTGAATTTGCAGGATACCGTTGGTATGTTAATCTGGGCGAAAACAGACAAATATAACATTGATGTTTGGGTAATGGATGATGAAGATGGTTGGAGTAAGAAATGCACTGTTGGACTGGTGTTCGGGTTTGATAGACTTATTGGTTGTTTGAGGAATGGTGACATTCTTGCTGAGGATGAAAATGGTGTGTTGTTACTCTTTGATATGGTGACTAGTTCTGTTAAGGCAAAATTGCGCATCGATAACGCTAAGAGAGGTTCATCCGTGATTTTCAACTATTCAGAGAGCCTAGTTCTGATCAGAGAGATGCTACCAGTTGAGAAGGAAACTGCTAGAGATAAACAACACCGTGAAAACCTCCTAAAGTGCGGTGATGAAATCTCAATTACATTTTAAGTTACTTTATGCTTGCTTTCTGCTGATTATTAAATCCTTCTTTgagttgttgttattgttgctttGTTTATCATTTTGTGCATATGTATATGTTACGGGCACCTGGTGAAACTTAGCAGATAGACTATGATTTAATCTTCTACGTGAATGCGCTCTATGATTTGTTTACATAATTCTAAGCAATTAGTGGAGATGCTTGTGAATTACTGCTGTGTGTTCCCTTTTCTAGAGCATCAGTTGTGGTGCGGTCAATAAGCAACAAGGAATAGACATAATATGATTGTTAGATCCTTGAAGTTTGTGTGTTACAATTTCTATTTGATGCTGTAGGACTCAGAGGTAGTTACTTCCATAAGCATTTTAaccattatgtatttttaaaaaagagcaGAATAACATAAGTTTCGCTGAAATAATGCATGCGGATTGTATTGCACCGACTAAGTGAAGGCTACACAGCAAGTTAGCATAATTTTCTGCTTTCAGATGTTCTTTTTCTTGTATGgcaaatattttacattttttatctTGAATTTCAAGCTTTGTTTTTTTCCCTTAGCTTAGAAACTCTCTTCTTGCTTCCTGTCCACTGTCTTTACTCCTTGGTTGGTTGGGACTTTGTTTTAGACATAGTATTCTTAGCTATTTGGTCCGCGGGTCTCCGAGGAGCATGTTTAGAGTAGAAATGAGTGGCGCGAAGGATTGTTGGGCTTTGAAAGACATTTGGAGAACTCACTTACATTCTTTTTCTTGATAATGCAGGGCTGGCATAAATTTGAAGATCATTTCCACCGACGATCCACAACAGGCTAACTGGGTTAATAGGATTGTATGAAAGAAGTTTTTGCTGCCACTTTTTGCTATCCTTGGAGATGACATGAAAAACTTTTGACATCTTTTTAGTATGGAATCCACAGTGTATGAAGTTCATGGTCTCTCAgatgtttatatattaaaagaagaTGAGTTTACTTCATCTGACTACTTTGTTGATCTATTGcacattgattttgttttagTAGTACTTGATTAAACAATAGTGGGTTTGTAGCCGGATATTCTAATTCGACTTTAGTTGCTCTGGATGTATCTTCTCATTCAAATGATACTGATATCTTTTCTTGTATTTCTCGTAGCTTGCCCTTATTTAGCTTCCTTCCTTGTATTAAAacctattttatatttatttgtgaatttttagcgttaattttatatttttttcatatttttcctattttttattaattaattactcatttttgaaatttatcgcaataataaaaattaaataaaattgtcaaaaatagGTCGGATAGTGAATTTAAAAGGAGCTGATTTATGGATCGGATTAAGTGTTTATGAGTTCGAATATCTTTCtgttttcatataaatgttatgtaataaggtcaaaatgacatgtaATTTCAtggcatttaaagaaataaaaaatgaattggaTATGTCGAACATGACAACTATATTTGGATCAAAAGTTGGACGACGAATACATGAacgtaatatatattttttttctcttcttaaaattttggtcttttatccaaaataatttttttatatccaCGTGTCGGCGTAAAACTTACTACCATCTAAGCCAAGCTGAAAATCAAATTGCCAGCAGCACATATTACCCCCAACGAAACCGAAGACCACGAAATCGCCGATCACGTAGCGCGCCGATCTGATTCTGACAATCGGCGTCAAAAGCGATACGACTTCGAATCAATCGCGGTAACGCTAAGCTGTTACTAGATCTCTGTCAGGGGAAAGTATGAGCAAAGAAGAGGGGAAGAACATGGCCTCTTCGGCCACCGGCGAACCTTTGCCGGCAAACTATTACTACGGTACATTTCAAGGAGTAGCAAATCATCCGCCTCCTCCTCCACAGTCTCACCCGGTGTTCGGTTTTCCTCAGCCCGTTCCTCCTCCTGGTGCCGCCGGCGCTCCTCCTCAATACTATCCTCAGGGTTATCAAACTGTTCACGGTGTGTTTTCccacaattatatatatctaCAGGCGCTTCTATGATTACTTTATTTATgcttcttgatgaattctttttgtttccgtcaattaagttaaaatttgggaattattaattcaacttttcatcctgtcttttttaaaataacaacatAGCTAGCTTAATCCCATGACTGAGATCTGGGGATGGTATAATGTATGAAAACCTTATTGGGAAGTAGAGAGGCTATATTAAGTAAATATAGCAGGATTCGTTAAGGTACAGCTTTTGCGTGCTAATAAGTTAATTCGGGACATAATGCAGGGTATATAATCTTTTTGTTTATAGTGTATGATCGGATGGTTGTATGGTCTTGTCATTTAGGAATTACATGAAGGGGATTGATGATATGAAGAACGCGTAGGGAAGAAATTATAGCTGTTAAATTAGAACTCATCAAAATGCcatatgaattttgtataatgTGGTGAGCTCTATCCAAAGATTTAAACATAATGAAAGAAGCATGTAAGATATATGTCTTGTGATGATATCCATTTCTACTAATCATTAAAAGCTGCACATCCCATATAGCAAAATACTCCAGAAAAATTCAAGCTGTAGCATGAATCAACTATGTGTGAAATCTAGATTTTTTGAATGACTTCATAGATTTTCTTCAGTTTGAACAGGGGTTATAACTATGCAATTGGCAACTTTTGTTGCTGGGAAGTGACCTTTTTTGGTACAGTCCAGCGCGTTGTGCTTGGCTGCTTATGTAACAAAATGTTTTCTGCTCTAATTGGTAGTTTGAAAATATTTGGTTGttcaaaacattattttaatgtCAGATGATATACACCATGTTCATTATGTTTCTTCACCATGCCTTAGGTTATGCTGTTGCTGAAGGTAGACCTATGAGGGAGCACCGTCTTCCTTGCTGTGGTGTGGGGATCGGCTGGGTCTTGTATGTTTCTATTCTTGTACCTTTTATTGAGcccttatttttaaattttctctatatattGTGGTcagattgataaatattttgCTTTATGCAAAAAATGTGATATAGGCAATCATGCTCTggtttcattattattttagagCTTTTTCATTGTCTTTAgagtattatttatattaaaataaagacTGGTAAGTTGGATATTGGGGAAACAATGTGAAGGCACACGGGAGTAACAACTCAGCGGTCTCAAAAAACGTGATGTCATAGTTGCTACTGGATTTACCTCTTTTTGGGGTTCAGTGACTAGATTTTCATAAACTCAATATTACTTCTGTAAAGAGTAATTAAGATTTTCAATTTTGGcttactttcatttttttctgttttgttTGCAAGGTTCATCTCTGGTTTCTTTCTTGGTACCATACCTTGGTATGTTGGAgcttttcttcttttgtgtgTACGGATCGATTATAGAGAGAAGGCTGGCCTTATAGCATGCACATTAGGGgtaatttctctttctttgtttttctcaaattactATGTGGAAGATACTTTATATGCCTTGACTATGTTAGCCTCACACTTGTAATACTGGCTTAACGTCAGAAGTATGCTCTCATTTCTATCTACTGGCATTATGAGTGATCCTAAAACTGGGATTCCTTTCACATGTGCTATGACTCTCCGTTATATTCTCCAAAAGTTATATAGTCTGACAAAGAGAAAAGGATGAATACGATTATGAAGAAATAAGATTACCACTTACCAAGAGATGAAacggaaaaagaaaataaggaacAAACTTAAGCAGTGTGTGGACCACTTATTTCTTTTGTCGGGGTATACTGGAAGTGGAAGGTTAAATGAGAAGTTTGAATGCTATAGAAATTGTAGATTTAATTCTTGCAGCTTGGGTGAATTAGACAAAAGATGTTTCTAGTAAGTCCTCTCATTTTTGGGATGGATAATGTGCAGTAGCAATAGTTTGTTAAGTGCTTTGTTCTTTTTTCAACTGTATGGTTGATGATATCCCTTCTATCAAAAATTCTTGTGCATAATATGCTTTTCAAGGAGTTGAGTCGAGCAATATTGTTGGGGTACAATAGTCAGTTTCATGGGTTACAGAGTAAAAGAAAGACTATTGGCACATAGCAAAAGTACCCTTAGAACTTATCGTTTTTAACATGTTTTGTCACTTCTATGAATATAAAAGCAtgtcattaagggtaaaatttGATGTAAAAGTTGAAGAGTTCGCAAATATACATTGGTGTTATTCTTTCTTGTACAAACTAAGAAAAAATGTGTCCATATAAAATAGAATAGAGTGAGTAATAACATTGGTTTGGGCAGCTATTAATTTTGAGAAGAATAAATGATTTGTACGTCTAGAGTATGTGGATTTGATATTGAATAACTATATTTTGTTCCACCCTGTGAGTACTTACCTGCCTTATCTTGGAAATTACTTCATTTCACTTAGATATCCCTTTCTATTGATATTTACCTTATGCAAGAGCAGTCCTAAACATATATTGTAACTTGGCTTTTCTATGACCATATATTAGAGGAACATTAAAAGGATGGAAAATTAGACTAGGTTAAGAGATGGATTGCATTTGGATAATTAATTCTAAGACCAACCTCTTGTAGCTgccctttttatttttggcaCTATTGCTTTTAGCCCCTTTTCATGTCAAGTTTGATTCCTGGTCTGCCAGTTTAACCCGATCATCAAATTGTCATTCCTATGAGTCTGCGAGGAAGCATTTCTCACAAATCATACTACAATACCCTTTATTCTTAATAGAGCCAAAGTCCTATCAGACTGCTACATGAGTTCTTGGCTtctttatgtatttatattacttttccTTCTAGTGCAGACTGACTGATATTCCAGAAAGCTAGGGCTCAAGTCCTTATGTTCATGGTTCAATCTTCTTATTCTGATCGTGGATTTGTATCCAAGTATTGTGCATTTTAATTCTTCTAAATTTGAATTGGAGTAACTTCTTAGCTGGTACATAAAAGCCTTCCATG
This window of the Solanum pennellii chromosome 2, SPENNV200 genome carries:
- the LOC107009601 gene encoding F-box/kelch-repeat protein At3g23880-like: MAAKGKGNGKRKGKGKGNSKKTKSKPPDPTSNCIFPREIISNILSRLPVKTLLRFRCVCKPWRNLISKPNFIDTHLHRSSSLKPTFSPILIHTLHVKYTDHVLSLVDSPESSVTELDNPFPFFYYNMVVVGSCSGIVCLCKPPWGDLITLWNPVMRKFRTVQLSKKKPLLGVHAGVSIGLAYDSQENDFIILSLFCFRAESRVPVEVEMCSMKSFCWKEVKNEVGFRVIRPCCNVIIKGVPYWTALLEDKYGLRDVLVYFDVDKKEFDKLPMPGITVGTQWQLVNLQDTVGMLIWAKTDKYNIDVWVMDDEDGWSKKCTVGLVFGFDRLIGCLRNGDILAEDENGVLLLFDMVTSSVKAKLRIDNAKRGSSVIFNYSESLVLIREMLPVEKETARDKQHRENLLKAGINLKIISTDDPQQANWVNRIV
- the LOC107010845 gene encoding 60S ribosomal protein L18a-like protein, encoding MSKEEGKNMASSATGEPLPANYYYGTFQGVANHPPPPPQSHPVFGFPQPVPPPGAAGAPPQYYPQGYQTVHGYAVAEGRPMREHRLPCCGVGIGWVLFISGFFLGTIPWYVGAFLLLCVRIDYREKAGLIACTLGAMLALIAVTFGVTKATHSW